A portion of the Leptospirales bacterium genome contains these proteins:
- the rfaE2 gene encoding D-glycero-beta-D-manno-heptose 1-phosphate adenylyltransferase translates to MEAKIFAEVNELARRLAELRTGRIIVHTNGCFDILHSGHVSYLARARDLGDLLVVSLNNDASVRGLKGEGRPLNRAEDRALVLAALACVDCVCFFGEATPERNIRTLRPDIHCKGGDYQPEQLPEAAVVESGGGRIEILPFVTGYSTTALVDRIRSLG, encoded by the coding sequence CTGGAGGCGAAAATTTTCGCCGAGGTCAATGAATTGGCCAGGCGACTGGCGGAGCTGCGCACTGGACGGATCATAGTACATACCAACGGCTGCTTCGATATCTTGCACAGCGGTCACGTGAGCTATCTGGCGCGGGCCCGCGATCTGGGCGATCTTCTGGTAGTGTCGCTAAACAATGACGCCTCGGTGCGCGGGCTGAAGGGCGAGGGGAGGCCCTTGAATCGCGCCGAAGACCGCGCGCTGGTTCTGGCCGCTCTGGCCTGTGTGGACTGTGTCTGCTTCTTTGGCGAAGCGACTCCAGAGCGGAACATTCGAACCCTGCGCCCGGATATCCACTGCAAGGGCGGAGATTACCAGCCGGAGCAGCTGCCGGAGGCGGCCGTGGTCGAGAGCGGCGGCGGACGCATTGAGATACTGCCCTTCGTAACCGGCTACTCCACGACGGCGCTGGTCGATCGCATCCGCTCGCTTGGCTGA
- the lptB gene encoding LPS export ABC transporter ATP-binding protein, with the protein MTRNVRKAAARTVAHNEPSGRTLSCEGLSKTYGRRRVVDGVSFSIQQREIVGLLGPNGAGKTTSFYMAVGLVAPDEGTVRIDRDDVTALPMYKRARAGIGYLAQEDSVFRKLSVAENIEAVLEMRFRDRAEIASRRDALLEELHLSHVVNQKGFTLSGGERRRCEIARALAVEPDFILLDEPFAGVDPIAVKDIQQLVVQLRERGLGILITDHNVRETLRITDRSYIMYGGRILRAGRPAELVADPEIRSKYLGEDFKL; encoded by the coding sequence ATGACCAGAAACGTACGAAAAGCTGCAGCACGCACAGTAGCCCATAACGAGCCGTCCGGGCGAACCTTGAGTTGCGAAGGCCTTTCCAAAACCTACGGGCGTCGCCGGGTCGTGGACGGCGTAAGTTTTTCCATTCAGCAGCGAGAAATTGTAGGTTTGCTTGGACCGAACGGCGCAGGCAAGACTACATCATTCTACATGGCCGTAGGACTGGTCGCACCGGATGAGGGGACTGTGCGCATCGATCGGGACGATGTCACTGCGCTGCCAATGTACAAGCGCGCCCGGGCTGGAATTGGATATTTGGCGCAAGAGGACTCCGTCTTCCGGAAGCTGAGCGTTGCCGAAAATATCGAAGCCGTGCTTGAAATGCGGTTTCGCGATCGAGCAGAAATCGCTTCGCGCCGGGACGCCCTGCTGGAAGAACTCCACCTTTCCCATGTGGTAAATCAAAAAGGATTTACGCTCTCGGGCGGAGAGCGTCGGCGCTGCGAGATCGCCCGCGCCCTTGCCGTAGAGCCGGACTTTATTCTGCTGGACGAGCCATTTGCCGGCGTAGACCCTATTGCCGTGAAGGATATCCAGCAGCTGGTCGTACAGCTGCGCGAACGGGGCCTGGGTATTTTGATAACGGACCATAATGTTCGGGAGACGCTCCGAATTACGGACCGCTCCTACATCATGTATGGCGGCCGGATCCTTCGCGCCGGTCGGCCCGCGGAATTGGTGGCCGATCCGGAGATTCGCTCAAAGTATCTGGGCGAGGACTTCAAACTCTAA
- the rfaE1 gene encoding D-glycero-beta-D-manno-heptose-7-phosphate kinase, with the protein MQQILERFSNQSVLVLGDFMLDEYVHGSVERISPEAPVPVVLEQSVRLVPGGAGNVVRNLRALGARTLVCGIVGNDEAGQSLRRLLSDQGLSAEDGGLVEAIDRPTTRKTRILAGQQQICRLDRESLTPVSAHARRELMDFIERAAAQVQAMIISDYDKGVVTPDIIQYAVECGNRRGCFISVDPQVTHFDSYQQVGVLTPNHHEAGRYLKRSLVEDEAVVAGGWEIMERLQCKMLIITRGEKGMTLFGPQGATARHFPTQARSVFDVTGAGDTVISVFTLAMAAGAAPEEAVRLSNLAAGIVVAQLGAATVSTAQLGAAAAAG; encoded by the coding sequence GTGCAGCAAATTCTCGAACGATTTTCCAATCAAAGCGTGCTGGTACTTGGCGACTTCATGCTTGATGAATATGTGCATGGCAGCGTGGAGCGCATCTCACCGGAGGCCCCTGTTCCAGTAGTGCTGGAGCAGAGCGTGCGTCTGGTTCCGGGCGGCGCTGGCAATGTGGTGCGCAACTTGCGCGCCCTGGGCGCCCGCACTCTGGTATGCGGAATTGTCGGGAATGATGAAGCGGGGCAATCGCTGCGCAGATTGTTGAGCGATCAGGGTCTGTCTGCCGAGGACGGAGGCCTGGTCGAGGCGATCGATCGGCCGACCACGCGAAAGACGCGCATCCTTGCCGGTCAGCAGCAAATTTGTCGCCTGGATCGCGAAAGTCTGACCCCGGTCTCGGCCCATGCCCGGCGCGAACTGATGGACTTTATTGAACGGGCGGCGGCGCAGGTACAGGCGATGATTATCTCGGACTACGACAAAGGCGTCGTAACCCCGGATATCATTCAGTATGCGGTGGAGTGCGGCAATCGGCGAGGTTGCTTTATTTCTGTCGACCCGCAGGTCACGCATTTCGATTCCTACCAGCAGGTTGGCGTGTTGACGCCAAATCATCATGAAGCCGGTCGCTACTTGAAGCGCAGTCTCGTGGAGGACGAGGCCGTGGTTGCCGGCGGCTGGGAAATCATGGAGCGCCTGCAATGCAAGATGCTGATTATCACGCGCGGCGAAAAAGGCATGACACTCTTTGGTCCGCAGGGCGCCACGGCGCGCCATTTCCCGACGCAGGCGCGCTCAGTGTTTGATGTTACCGGCGCCGGCGATACGGTGATCTCTGTTTTTACGCTTGCCATGGCGGCGGGCGCTGCCCCCGAGGAGGCGGTGCGACTCTCCAATCTGGCTGCGGGTATCGTGGTGGCGCAGCTGGGCGCCGCAACCGTCAGCACAGCGCAACTGGGCGCCGCTGCTGCAGCGGGGTAG
- a CDS encoding ATP-dependent DNA helicase — translation MARAVQDTLRRGGHLFVEAGTGSGKTLAYLLPLLQFSAREDVRVVVSTDTRSLQSQILKNELPAVESLLGRGLRAEICLGAANYVCKRKLDLALRDGSLAADPGIDLADLNAWASASASGIREEYHGNVAARSWRQIVRNPDDCLASRCPNYSESFYFVARERWRQARLLIVNHSLLSAHLAVGGQLLPEFDALVVDEAHRLPETIVRSFTAEAGYKDMHDALLRRGPSAGVALQALDALLRELQSEMAGAGATRLRPRQSFSWPSLVALIEQLAALRKDLSFQLESTEREQELELGLPAEERGARQLKRLEIQTEIDRLAVYERLLGALGGGPRKNEAFWMEINSDRSDITMYLAPLESGEILAERLLDKCSVVFCSATLAASGADPFRFFRRESGLEALIQRGGRAGGELILDSPFDFPNRCLIYLPQRMPDPQDDQQFGEASAKICDALLQTTGGGAFLLYTSIRALEQGARLLRQLDPERELLLQTELGAARSLARFRETANGVLLGLATFWQGVDIPGDQLRLVVLMRIPFRPPDEPLLQARMERLREEGVDPFHELQIPQAALSLKQGFGRLLRRIEDRGAVAILDPRLRQRAYGARLLESLPPARPVHSLAEFQSAWKQLFG, via the coding sequence ATGGCGCGGGCAGTTCAAGATACGTTACGTCGCGGCGGGCATCTTTTCGTTGAAGCTGGAACCGGTTCGGGTAAGACCCTGGCCTATCTGCTGCCGCTGCTTCAGTTCTCAGCCAGAGAGGACGTGCGCGTTGTAGTCTCTACTGATACGCGCTCACTGCAGAGCCAAATTCTAAAAAATGAACTGCCAGCGGTGGAATCGTTGCTGGGGCGAGGCCTGCGCGCCGAGATTTGCCTGGGCGCCGCGAACTATGTTTGCAAGCGAAAGCTGGACCTGGCCCTGCGTGATGGGAGTCTGGCCGCCGATCCCGGAATCGATCTTGCCGACTTGAACGCCTGGGCTTCGGCAAGCGCCAGCGGTATTCGGGAGGAGTACCATGGCAACGTCGCTGCGCGCAGCTGGCGTCAGATCGTTCGAAATCCTGACGATTGTCTGGCCTCGCGCTGTCCAAACTATTCGGAATCTTTTTACTTTGTGGCTCGCGAGCGTTGGCGGCAGGCCAGGCTTCTGATTGTAAATCACAGTTTGCTTTCCGCACATCTTGCAGTGGGCGGTCAATTGCTGCCGGAGTTTGATGCGCTGGTAGTGGATGAGGCGCACCGGTTGCCGGAGACGATTGTTCGATCCTTTACCGCCGAAGCGGGATACAAAGATATGCACGATGCATTGTTGCGCCGGGGGCCTTCGGCCGGCGTTGCCCTGCAGGCGCTCGACGCACTGCTGCGTGAACTGCAATCGGAAATGGCCGGAGCTGGCGCCACCCGCCTGCGGCCCAGGCAATCGTTTTCATGGCCTTCCCTTGTAGCTCTGATCGAACAATTGGCAGCGCTGCGCAAAGATTTGTCCTTCCAGCTGGAATCTACGGAGCGCGAGCAGGAACTGGAGCTAGGATTGCCGGCCGAAGAACGGGGCGCCCGTCAATTGAAGCGTTTGGAAATTCAGACCGAAATCGACAGACTGGCAGTCTACGAGCGACTGTTAGGTGCCCTGGGCGGAGGACCAAGAAAGAACGAAGCATTCTGGATGGAGATAAACTCTGACCGTAGCGACATCACAATGTACCTGGCGCCTCTGGAGTCCGGCGAAATCCTGGCCGAGCGGCTGCTCGATAAATGCAGCGTGGTGTTTTGTTCGGCGACCCTGGCGGCCAGCGGCGCCGATCCGTTTCGATTTTTTCGGCGTGAATCTGGGCTGGAGGCGCTCATTCAACGCGGCGGCAGAGCGGGCGGAGAATTGATCCTGGATTCGCCCTTTGATTTTCCCAATCGCTGTTTAATCTATCTGCCGCAGCGAATGCCCGATCCGCAAGACGATCAGCAATTCGGGGAGGCCAGTGCGAAGATCTGCGATGCGCTGCTGCAGACGACAGGCGGCGGCGCCTTCCTGTTGTATACGTCGATCCGCGCACTGGAGCAGGGCGCCCGTCTTTTGCGGCAGTTGGATCCGGAGCGCGAACTTCTGCTGCAAACCGAGCTTGGCGCCGCGCGCAGTCTGGCCCGGTTTCGTGAGACGGCTAACGGCGTGCTGCTGGGCCTGGCGACGTTCTGGCAAGGCGTCGATATTCCCGGCGATCAACTGCGTCTGGTGGTGCTGATGCGCATTCCATTCCGGCCGCCCGACGAGCCGCTGCTTCAGGCCAGAATGGAGCGCCTGCGCGAAGAAGGCGTAGATCCTTTCCATGAATTGCAAATCCCGCAGGCGGCGCTCAGCCTGAAACAGGGCTTCGGGCGATTGCTGCGTCGAATTGAGGATCGCGGCGCAGTAGCCATCCTCGATCCGCGCCTCCGTCAACGCGCCTACGGGGCCCGGCTGCTGGAGAGCCTGCCGCCCGCACGCCCGGTCCATAGCCTGGCCGAGTTCCAGAGCGCCTGGAAGCAATTGTTTGGCTGA
- the kdsA gene encoding 3-deoxy-8-phosphooctulonate synthase, with amino-acid sequence MALIEEREFLQGRRIGGRQPFFLIAGPCVIESRDLLRRVCEKMKNLADELGILYIFKSSFDKANRSSAESPRGPGMQEGLRDLEAIRNEFGVPVLTDVHESAQVAAVAQAVDILQIPAFLCRQTDLLTTCAESGRWVNVKKGQFMAPADCGEIANKIINAGSQKYLLTERGATFGYNNLVFDPRSPEILHSMNIPVIMDGTHSTQLPGGGKQSGGARHFAATLLRAAVAVGVEGIFMEVHPDPPRAWSDSSNQYYLDQAPDLLRGLYKLDRLAKEELLAPTEPGRS; translated from the coding sequence ATGGCGTTAATTGAGGAAAGAGAATTTCTGCAGGGACGTCGCATTGGCGGTCGGCAGCCATTTTTTTTGATCGCTGGTCCTTGCGTAATCGAAAGTCGCGATCTACTGCGGCGCGTTTGCGAGAAGATGAAGAACCTGGCGGACGAGCTGGGCATTCTCTACATCTTCAAGAGCAGCTTCGACAAAGCCAATCGGTCCTCAGCCGAGAGCCCCCGTGGACCCGGCATGCAAGAAGGATTGCGCGATCTGGAAGCCATTCGCAACGAATTCGGCGTGCCGGTACTGACCGATGTCCATGAGAGCGCCCAGGTGGCGGCTGTGGCGCAGGCAGTCGATATTTTGCAGATTCCCGCGTTTCTATGTCGACAGACCGATTTGCTGACGACCTGTGCCGAGAGCGGCCGCTGGGTAAATGTAAAGAAAGGTCAGTTTATGGCGCCCGCCGACTGCGGCGAGATAGCCAACAAGATCATCAACGCCGGCAGTCAGAAGTATCTGCTGACAGAGCGTGGCGCGACCTTCGGCTATAACAATCTGGTCTTTGATCCGCGCTCTCCGGAGATCCTTCATTCCATGAACATTCCGGTCATCATGGATGGCACGCATTCTACGCAACTGCCAGGCGGCGGCAAACAATCGGGCGGCGCCAGGCACTTTGCTGCGACTTTGCTGCGGGCGGCCGTCGCCGTTGGCGTCGAGGGAATCTTTATGGAAGTGCACCCTGATCCGCCGCGCGCCTGGTCCGATTCAAGCAATCAATACTACCTTGACCAGGCGCCAGATTTACTGCGCGGACTGTACAAGCTGGACCGCCTGGCCAAGGAAGAGCTGCTTGCTCCGACGGAGCCAGGTCGCAGTTGA
- the lptC gene encoding LPS export ABC transporter periplasmic protein LptC, whose translation MSGLMRGFVAVTAILFLSFGFAIGCPAGDRVIEEQVREPGATIRIKDFVRESIRADGRTEWRVDAGEAFIFDRGEEDNRVIAYEFRFVQYDDQGKVMDRLIAERGEIDYNAAIVKVSGAVRFWSASGRQVEAESLEYDRETQILQSEQPLKIIERGNVTLCQRGAEIDNQNNRQLCRAPVVAAQSSDASNHAGENSNPLDLFE comes from the coding sequence ATGAGCGGATTGATGCGCGGCTTCGTCGCAGTGACAGCAATACTCTTTCTCAGTTTCGGTTTTGCTATTGGCTGTCCTGCTGGCGACCGAGTGATCGAGGAGCAGGTTCGCGAGCCCGGCGCTACGATCCGAATCAAGGACTTCGTTCGCGAATCAATCAGAGCGGATGGTCGGACTGAGTGGCGCGTCGATGCCGGCGAGGCCTTCATCTTTGATCGCGGCGAAGAAGACAATCGCGTCATCGCCTATGAGTTTCGTTTTGTACAGTACGACGATCAGGGCAAGGTCATGGATCGCCTGATCGCGGAACGGGGTGAAATCGACTACAACGCCGCAATCGTCAAGGTGAGCGGAGCAGTGCGTTTCTGGAGCGCCAGCGGTCGACAGGTCGAAGCCGAATCTCTAGAATACGATCGGGAGACGCAGATTCTGCAATCCGAGCAGCCTCTTAAAATCATAGAGCGCGGCAATGTGACGCTCTGCCAGCGCGGCGCAGAGATCGACAATCAGAACAATCGGCAGTTGTGCCGCGCCCCAGTGGTGGCCGCCCAATCAAGCGACGCTTCCAATCACGCTGGCGAAAACTCCAATCCGCTGGATTTGTTCGAATGA
- a CDS encoding HPr family phosphocarrier protein translates to MRTAEVIILSEDGLHARPASLFVREAGKFRSEITVTADGISVNGKSIMGLLTLALCSGAVVTIAADGIDEENAVQQLAVILAGGRS, encoded by the coding sequence ATGCGCACAGCGGAAGTAATCATTCTGAGCGAGGACGGATTGCATGCGCGGCCGGCTTCGTTGTTCGTACGCGAAGCCGGCAAGTTCAGGTCGGAAATTACAGTGACGGCGGACGGAATTTCCGTCAACGGCAAAAGCATCATGGGGCTTTTGACCCTCGCCCTTTGCTCCGGCGCCGTGGTTACGATTGCCGCGGATGGCATCGATGAAGAAAATGCTGTGCAACAACTGGCCGTTATTCTGGCGGGCGGACGTTCATGA
- the hprK gene encoding HPr(Ser) kinase/phosphatase, which produces MSYIEVGQLLRERPELALELRAGERGLERRLTSLDVNRPGLALAGYYREFASDRIQVFGRGEAAYLRDCDAANLSRVRAEFFRYSFPAIVFTHSSPPPDTFLQAGEEVGIPILQTSLSTHNFIVQFTHVMDESLAPQTAIHGVLIDVFGVGILLMGPSGIGKSETALELVERGHRLVADDIVHIRCIGETELFGQASEIVQHHMELRGVGIINVKDLFGVGAILGRCRLDLVIRLEDWDEAKEYERLGLTEETVDILGVSIPRHLIPVRPGRNVPILIETTAMNHRSKRMGYHAAQELSNRINREIHRKSLRDSD; this is translated from the coding sequence GTGAGTTATATCGAAGTCGGCCAGCTGCTGCGCGAGCGACCGGAGCTGGCGCTTGAACTTCGAGCAGGCGAACGCGGATTGGAACGACGGTTGACTTCTCTTGATGTCAACCGTCCAGGCCTGGCGCTTGCCGGCTACTATCGAGAATTCGCCAGCGATCGTATCCAGGTTTTTGGCCGAGGCGAGGCCGCCTACTTGCGCGATTGCGACGCAGCCAATCTAAGTCGCGTACGCGCCGAGTTTTTTCGCTATAGCTTTCCCGCCATTGTCTTTACGCACAGCAGCCCGCCCCCGGACACATTCTTGCAGGCCGGCGAAGAGGTCGGGATACCAATTCTACAAACCTCGCTGTCCACGCACAATTTTATCGTTCAGTTTACTCATGTCATGGATGAGTCGCTGGCGCCGCAGACGGCGATCCATGGGGTGTTGATTGATGTTTTTGGCGTGGGTATTTTGCTAATGGGTCCCAGCGGAATTGGCAAATCAGAAACCGCGCTAGAACTGGTGGAACGCGGCCACCGACTGGTCGCCGACGATATCGTGCACATTCGCTGCATTGGCGAAACAGAGCTCTTTGGTCAGGCCAGTGAAATCGTACAGCATCATATGGAGTTGCGCGGCGTTGGCATCATCAATGTAAAGGACCTGTTTGGCGTAGGCGCTATCCTCGGTCGCTGTCGCCTGGATCTGGTAATTCGACTGGAAGACTGGGACGAAGCCAAGGAGTACGAGCGCCTGGGCCTGACGGAGGAAACGGTCGATATACTGGGCGTCAGTATTCCGCGTCATTTGATACCAGTCCGACCCGGACGGAATGTTCCCATTTTAATCGAAACAACGGCGATGAACCATCGTTCGAAGCGCATGGGCTATCATGCCGCGCAAGAACTCTCAAACCGCATCAATCGCGAAATCCACCGTAAGTCCTTGCGCGACAGCGACTGA
- the raiA gene encoding ribosome-associated translation inhibitor RaiA produces MAIETIDTATPAGAHAAMDIQFHFQGMEPTDALKEYTRKKIEKLSAHFEKLFSAVVHFKVERINQIVEFVIDADGEKFVASEANSDMYAAIDLAEDKLAKQIRRHKDKALGRRHRDG; encoded by the coding sequence GTGGCGATCGAAACAATTGACACAGCGACGCCTGCCGGGGCCCATGCTGCCATGGACATTCAATTCCACTTCCAGGGCATGGAGCCTACGGACGCCCTCAAAGAATATACCCGCAAGAAGATTGAAAAGCTTTCAGCGCACTTTGAAAAGCTATTCTCCGCTGTGGTTCACTTTAAGGTTGAGCGCATCAATCAGATCGTCGAATTTGTAATCGATGCGGATGGCGAAAAGTTCGTAGCCTCCGAGGCAAATAGCGACATGTATGCCGCCATTGACCTTGCCGAGGACAAGCTGGCAAAGCAGATCCGTCGTCACAAAGACAAGGCCCTCGGGCGACGTCATCGCGACGGCTGA
- the rpoN gene encoding RNA polymerase factor sigma-54, producing the protein MALSQHLVQKQTQRLIITQDLRQSIELLPLSNLELQDRIQKELLENPLLEEAPESEAAPSSETDQAPEAIEQAANAVETRHEFEGEDNWQSHSREFAEDRAAAAERSERKNQFLQNSVRSGESLSDHLLWQLRLSEINEAQMRAGEVLISAIDDRGFLVEPPEELLTGSGISAADAEAALQAIYQLDPIGCGARNIQESLYVQARLLKPEEGDALLLLESHFEELEKLDYKRIERISGLDRERIEAALSFIRTLEPYPGTLYAQRPPEYIIPDVVIAEIDGAIEVIVNDDWLPGLRVNEEYKSMLRGGGNAADREYLQARLASAQWLIKSVRQRRATLYRVTRSITEFQDEFFRHGPSALKPLTLRMVAEKVELHESTVSRITTNKYAQTRWGVFELKYFFSSSLRSSTGDAAHSSRSIQDRIKQLVDQEDIAEPLSDQQIVELVRREGVEIARRTVAKYRKLLRIPAADRRKKVNQLNARPESARGDRNN; encoded by the coding sequence ATGGCGCTGAGTCAACATTTAGTCCAGAAGCAAACACAGCGCCTGATCATTACACAGGATCTGCGCCAGTCCATTGAGCTCTTGCCGCTTTCCAATCTTGAACTCCAGGATCGAATCCAGAAGGAACTGCTGGAAAATCCGTTACTTGAGGAAGCGCCGGAGAGCGAGGCCGCTCCCAGCAGCGAGACGGATCAGGCGCCCGAGGCAATCGAGCAGGCTGCAAACGCGGTCGAAACGCGCCACGAGTTTGAGGGAGAGGACAACTGGCAGAGCCATTCGCGTGAATTTGCCGAAGACCGCGCTGCCGCTGCAGAGCGATCGGAACGAAAGAATCAGTTCCTGCAAAACTCCGTTCGATCGGGAGAATCGCTTTCCGATCACCTGCTCTGGCAGCTTCGACTTTCAGAAATCAACGAAGCGCAAATGCGCGCCGGCGAAGTTCTTATTTCGGCGATTGACGATCGCGGCTTTCTCGTAGAACCGCCCGAAGAATTGCTGACAGGTTCCGGAATTTCCGCAGCCGATGCCGAGGCTGCACTGCAAGCAATTTACCAGCTCGATCCCATTGGCTGCGGCGCTCGTAATATCCAGGAATCGCTGTATGTCCAGGCGCGATTGCTCAAGCCAGAGGAAGGCGATGCGCTACTGCTCCTGGAAAGTCACTTTGAGGAGTTGGAGAAGCTCGACTACAAACGCATCGAACGTATCAGCGGTCTGGACAGGGAGCGCATTGAAGCAGCGCTATCCTTTATCCGTACGCTGGAGCCCTATCCAGGCACATTGTATGCTCAGCGTCCGCCGGAGTACATCATTCCAGATGTAGTCATTGCCGAGATCGACGGCGCTATTGAAGTTATTGTTAATGACGACTGGCTTCCCGGTCTGCGGGTCAATGAGGAATACAAGAGCATGCTGCGCGGCGGCGGCAATGCCGCCGACCGCGAGTATCTGCAGGCGCGTCTTGCCTCTGCACAGTGGTTGATCAAGAGCGTTCGTCAACGTCGAGCGACGCTGTATAGAGTAACTCGATCGATCACTGAATTTCAGGATGAATTCTTCCGGCACGGACCATCGGCATTGAAGCCTCTAACCTTGCGGATGGTTGCCGAAAAGGTTGAGTTGCATGAATCGACGGTCTCCCGAATCACTACAAATAAGTATGCTCAGACGCGTTGGGGCGTATTTGAATTGAAGTATTTCTTTTCCAGTTCGTTGCGCAGCTCTACGGGAGATGCCGCTCATTCTTCCCGCAGCATCCAGGATCGAATCAAGCAGCTGGTCGATCAGGAGGATATTGCCGAACCTCTATCCGACCAGCAAATCGTCGAATTGGTGCGCCGGGAGGGCGTTGAGATCGCCCGGAGAACCGTGGCCAAATACCGAAAACTGTTGCGAATTCCGGCCGCAGATCGCAGGAAAAAGGTCAATCAGCTAAACGCCCGGCCGGAATCGGCGCGTGGCGATCGAAACAATTGA
- a CDS encoding CTP synthase: MSEKTITTRYIFVTGGVCSSLGKGVTVAALGCLLENRGYRVSLQKMDPYINVDPGTMSPFQHGEVYVTDDGAETDLDLGYYERFTANTKLTRQNSVSTGQIYHSVIQRERRGDYLGRTVQVIPHITNEIKNRMTQLNREEEMDFVIVEIGGTVGDIEGIPFLEAIRQMRRERGREGVCFVHLTLVPTITVAGEAKTKPTQHSVKELQTFGIQPDVLVCRVNRPLSKDMKEKLSLFCNVAETNIISARDIESSIYEIPDMYRQENLDLVVLKHFSMDAGRLNFKRWSQILEVIENPRKTVRIAVVGKYIALQDAYRSVYEALMHGGIANQVQVEFARIDPEALEEEGVRSQFDGVHGILVPGGFGSRGIEGKLLAIQHARLKKLPFFGICLGMQCMIIEFARNVLGLEGANSTEFDPSTAHPVISLLEEQQGLTQKGGTMRLGGYPCVIEEETLAHREYRKSRIRERHRHRFEFTLRYKSAMEAQGLRFSGMSPDQQLVEITELKSHPWFLGCQFHPEFQSKPIAAHPLFAGFIAAAAKLARS; encoded by the coding sequence ATGAGCGAGAAAACCATCACTACACGATACATCTTTGTTACAGGCGGAGTATGTTCTTCTCTCGGCAAAGGCGTCACTGTCGCTGCCCTTGGTTGCCTGCTTGAAAATCGCGGCTATCGAGTAAGCTTGCAGAAGATGGATCCTTACATCAATGTGGATCCGGGCACAATGAGTCCCTTTCAGCACGGCGAAGTCTATGTGACTGACGACGGCGCGGAAACGGACCTCGACCTGGGCTACTACGAGCGCTTCACCGCCAACACCAAATTGACGCGTCAGAACTCGGTCAGTACTGGCCAGATTTACCATTCGGTGATCCAGCGCGAACGTCGCGGAGATTACCTGGGTCGCACCGTGCAGGTCATTCCGCACATTACCAATGAAATTAAGAACCGAATGACGCAACTCAACCGCGAAGAGGAAATGGACTTCGTCATCGTCGAGATTGGCGGTACGGTGGGCGATATCGAAGGTATCCCTTTCCTGGAAGCCATTCGTCAAATGCGACGGGAGCGCGGACGCGAGGGCGTTTGCTTCGTGCATCTTACGCTGGTGCCAACGATTACTGTAGCCGGAGAGGCCAAAACGAAGCCTACCCAGCACAGTGTTAAGGAACTACAAACCTTTGGCATTCAGCCGGATGTGCTGGTTTGCCGGGTAAATCGCCCGTTATCCAAGGATATGAAGGAAAAGCTTTCGCTTTTTTGCAATGTGGCGGAAACCAATATCATCTCGGCTCGCGACATCGAGAGCAGTATCTATGAAATTCCGGACATGTACCGGCAGGAGAATCTTGATCTGGTTGTACTGAAGCATTTTTCCATGGACGCCGGGCGACTCAACTTCAAGCGCTGGAGTCAAATTCTCGAGGTCATTGAAAATCCACGAAAAACTGTTCGTATCGCAGTTGTTGGAAAATACATTGCTCTACAAGATGCCTACCGCTCGGTCTACGAGGCCTTGATGCATGGCGGCATCGCCAATCAGGTCCAGGTTGAATTTGCACGCATAGATCCGGAAGCGCTGGAGGAGGAGGGCGTCCGTTCTCAGTTTGATGGAGTACACGGAATCCTGGTCCCGGGCGGCTTTGGCTCGCGCGGTATTGAAGGCAAGCTGCTGGCGATTCAGCATGCCCGCCTGAAAAAGCTTCCGTTTTTCGGGATTTGTCTGGGCATGCAGTGTATGATCATTGAGTTTGCTCGCAATGTCCTCGGACTGGAGGGCGCAAATTCGACGGAATTCGATCCATCTACTGCGCATCCGGTAATCTCATTGTTGGAAGAACAGCAAGGGCTGACGCAGAAGGGTGGAACGATGCGCCTCGGAGGGTATCCTTGCGTGATCGAGGAAGAGACCCTGGCTCACCGTGAGTACCGCAAGAGCCGCATTCGCGAGCGTCATCGCCATCGATTTGAATTTACCCTGCGTTACAAAAGCGCCATGGAGGCCCAGGGTTTGAGATTCAGCGGGATGAGCCCCGACCAGCAACTTGTAGAAATAACGGAATTGAAAAGTCATCCGTGGTTTCTGGGCTGTCAATTCCACCCGGAATTTCAGTCCAAACCCATTGCGGCGCACCCCCTGTTTGCCGGCTTCATTGCCGCGGCGGCGAAACTGGCGCGTTCTTGA